The Deltaproteobacteria bacterium nucleotide sequence CGGCCCCGCGCCGGTGATGGCCGCGAAGTGGTGCCCGAAGAGGACCCACTTGTTGGTCGGCACGTAGTTGTGGCCGTCGTTCAGCCGATGGGCCGGCGTGACGCGGCGGTCGTCGAGCGTGAGCACCTTCGCCGCGATGAAGGCTGCGTAGTAGCGGTAGGCGATCGCCACCACGCAGAGAGCGCCGATCATCAGGGGCAGGGCGTGCATCGCGCTCGGGTCCGCGGCAGTAGGCCGTCCTGCATACCGTTGCTCCGGGAAGCGTGTCAACGCGCTCGAGGGCTCCGGGCCACAAGGCCGGCGACGGGAGTGGATTGTGACGCGTGCTTCGGGCTAGAGTGGCCTCGGGCCTCGGGTCGTCATTCCTGGGCCGTGCACCGCGGGCCGACCTTGGGACGCCATGGACGCTGAGAAGAAAGACTCTCGCGGCGTAGAGCTGGTAGCCCGTCTCGGGCTCTACACGGCCTCCATGGTCGTCATCGGGTCGATGATCGGCTCGGGGATCTTCAAGAAGCCGGCCGTGATGGCGGCGCAGCTTCCCTCGCCCACGCTGCTCCTCCTCATCTGGCTCGCCGCGGGCCTCATCACCTGCTTCGGCGCGCTCTCGAACGCCGAGGTGTCGGGGATGATGCCCGAGGCGGGGGGCCAGTACGTCTACTTCCGCCGCATCTACAGCCCCTTCGTGGGCTACCTCTACGGCTGGGCCATCTTCGCCGTGATCCAGACCGGGTCCATCGCGTCCATCACCTACGTCTTTTCCGAGTACGCCGGCTACTTCGTGCCGCTGCCCCGCCTCTCGAAGGAGTGGGAGGAGGTCTCGGTGACCCTGCTCGGGGTCATCAAGATCACCCCCTTCGCGGATATCGGCGTGAAGCTGCTCACCGTCTGCGGCATCGCCCTGCTCACGGGGATCAACGTCGCGGCGGTGGTCGCCGGCGGCGCGGTGCAGAACGTCCTCACGACCGCCAAGCTCGTCGCCATCGGCGCGGTGATCCTGCTCTCGTTTTCCGCCGGGTCGGGGAGCTTCGGGCACCTCACCCCTCCCGCGGGGACACCTTCCGTCGGGGCGCTGGGGGCGGGCGGGCTGGTCAGCGCGATCGGCCTCGCGCTCTCCGGGGCGTTCTGGGCCTTCGACGGCTGGAACAACGTGACCTACATCGCCGGCGAGGTCCGAAACCCCAGCCGCACCGTGCCTCGTGCGCTCTTCCTCGGCACGCTGGTGGTGGCCTGCGTCTATCTGCTCACGAACCTGGCCTACCTCTACGTGCTGCCGCTCGACCGCATGTCGGGCTCCAAGCTCGTCGCCGCGGACGTGATGCGCGAGGCCATCGGCCCCGGCGGTGGGGCGT carries:
- a CDS encoding amino acid permease is translated as MDAEKKDSRGVELVARLGLYTASMVVIGSMIGSGIFKKPAVMAAQLPSPTLLLLIWLAAGLITCFGALSNAEVSGMMPEAGGQYVYFRRIYSPFVGYLYGWAIFAVIQTGSIASITYVFSEYAGYFVPLPRLSKEWEEVSVTLLGVIKITPFADIGVKLLTVCGIALLTGINVAAVVAGGAVQNVLTTAKLVAIGAVILLSFSAGSGSFGHLTPPAGTPSVGALGAGGLVSAIGLALSGAFWAFDGWNNVTYIAGEVRNPSRTVPRALFLGTLVVACVYLLTNLAYLYVLPLDRMSGSKLVAADVMREAIGPGGGAFVSALVLLSTLGAANGAVLSSARVYFAMARDGLFFAPLGRLHPRFRTPAISLVCQGTWASLLVFTGTFDQLTDMLIFVSWIFYALGALGVIVARVRFPDLPRPYRVWGYPVVPVVFVLLAVVYVVVSLVGNPRDALFGLLLVAVGLPLYWYWKR